One Dictyoglomus turgidum DSM 6724 DNA window includes the following coding sequences:
- the malF gene encoding maltose ABC transporter permease MalF → MNLLMPFLPIIYAGIIVAIGTFFSYILSIIAGFVWGLIFFLVVFLFALLIVHPKSYPWRYIVPSFLLMFMFMIYPIIYTIQIAFTNYGTGHILTKTQVIEQLEKETFLPENTQNFEYEIYKAKTGEILLLFRDKSKNIYKIEDKKLIKIGEGDFPKEYSNYKIVPQTQKYGEISKLQNIKIELENDTFLQMSDLNTFSIYRQRYKYISTEDVLIDNLTGEKLIPKNGFFVRPNGQEILPGFVTNVGIENFIRLFKDERVSKPFLRVFIWNVLWATLTTFINFAFGLFLALLMNDKNLEFKGIYRTLLIVPWAIPSFISLLIWVGLLNTEVGVVNRILLSIFGVKIPWFLETKWARLALFVVNLWLGYPYAMTVCLGSLQSIPEELYEAAKVDGASYFQQLKTITLPLLLTAIGPLIVGTFAFNFNNFNVIYLLTGGKPPMADISSVAGTTDILISYTYKLAFEGGRGQDYGLAATISIIVFLIVALLSLLNFWISGMFKQEVRYE, encoded by the coding sequence ATGAACCTTCTTATGCCTTTTCTTCCCATAATATATGCTGGAATTATAGTAGCAATTGGAACATTTTTCAGCTATATTCTAAGCATAATTGCAGGCTTTGTTTGGGGTTTAATTTTCTTTCTCGTAGTATTTTTATTTGCTCTCTTAATTGTTCATCCTAAAAGCTATCCCTGGAGATACATAGTACCATCTTTCTTACTCATGTTTATGTTCATGATTTATCCTATAATATATACAATCCAGATCGCTTTTACAAACTATGGAACAGGTCATATTCTTACAAAAACCCAAGTAATAGAACAGTTGGAAAAGGAAACTTTCTTGCCAGAAAATACTCAGAACTTTGAGTATGAGATCTATAAGGCAAAAACTGGGGAAATATTACTCCTTTTTCGAGATAAAAGCAAAAATATCTACAAGATTGAAGATAAAAAACTTATCAAAATAGGAGAAGGAGATTTTCCTAAGGAGTATTCTAACTACAAAATTGTTCCTCAAACTCAAAAATATGGAGAAATCTCAAAACTACAAAATATCAAAATAGAACTTGAGAATGATACCTTTTTACAAATGTCAGACTTAAACACATTTTCCATTTATAGACAAAGATATAAGTATATATCAACAGAAGATGTTTTAATAGACAATCTCACAGGAGAAAAACTAATTCCTAAGAATGGATTTTTTGTAAGACCTAATGGGCAAGAAATTTTGCCAGGTTTTGTCACAAATGTGGGGATAGAGAATTTTATAAGACTTTTTAAGGATGAAAGGGTTTCAAAACCATTTTTAAGAGTTTTTATCTGGAACGTATTATGGGCAACTTTGACTACCTTTATTAACTTTGCCTTTGGACTCTTTTTAGCCCTACTTATGAATGACAAAAACTTAGAATTTAAAGGTATATATCGTACCCTTCTCATAGTACCATGGGCTATTCCTTCTTTTATTTCTTTACTTATTTGGGTTGGTCTTTTGAATACAGAGGTAGGAGTAGTAAACAGAATACTTCTTTCTATTTTTGGGGTAAAAATACCATGGTTTTTGGAGACTAAGTGGGCAAGACTTGCTCTCTTTGTAGTTAACCTTTGGTTAGGATATCCTTATGCTATGACCGTATGTCTTGGATCTCTTCAAAGTATTCCTGAAGAGTTATATGAAGCTGCAAAAGTAGATGGAGCAAGTTATTTCCAACAACTTAAAACCATAACCCTACCCTTATTACTTACTGCCATTGGACCACTTATTGTTGGTACTTTTGCCTTCAATTTTAATAATTTTAATGTGATATATCTTCTTACAGGTGGAAAACCCCCTATGGCTGATATATCATCGGTAGCAGGTACAACTGATATCTTAATCTCCTATACTTATAAACTTGCCTTTGAAGGAGGAAGAGGGCAAGATTACGGACTTGCAGCCACCATATCCATAATTGTATTTCTAATTGTCGCATTGTTAAGTCTTCTAAACTTCTGGATCTCTGGAATGTTTAAACAAGAGGTGAGATATGAATGA
- the malE gene encoding maltose/maltodextrin ABC transporter substrate-binding protein MalE codes for MKKVLILVLLLMMVFSLSKAAVPGKITIWTSEAQVKGLREFVKNFSTKYGIPVEVSEVSFSDIKPKFITSAPTGEGPDIIVGAHDWIGELAVNGLLLPIDFLPKSILDQFTPVTLQAMSYGGKLYGIPYSMEAVALIYNKNLVPNPPTTYESLVRTAKNLTKGGIYGFLYDYNNFYFSFPFFSALGGYVFKETPNGLDPLDIGLANEGAIKGVEKLVNLFKEGILKQGVDYQTTTSLFSEGKLGMMINGPWEIDNIKKANINYGVAKLPKIDGKPMRPFVGVQGFMINSRSPNIAILKTFALEVLATKELELKLFETDPRILARKDAYKVVSSNPDIKAFGASAADGIPMPNIPEMGPVWSYMGDTLTLITSGKKAPDVALKEAVAQIKDAILKARK; via the coding sequence ATGAAAAAAGTTTTAATTTTAGTGCTCTTACTAATGATGGTTTTCTCTCTTTCTAAAGCTGCTGTGCCCGGAAAAATCACCATATGGACTTCAGAAGCACAAGTAAAAGGACTAAGAGAGTTTGTAAAAAACTTTAGCACCAAATATGGCATTCCAGTAGAAGTTAGCGAAGTAAGTTTCAGTGACATAAAGCCAAAATTTATTACATCAGCTCCTACAGGAGAGGGGCCAGATATAATTGTTGGAGCCCACGATTGGATTGGAGAATTAGCAGTTAACGGATTACTCCTTCCTATCGATTTCCTACCCAAGAGTATCTTAGATCAATTTACACCTGTCACTCTACAAGCTATGTCCTATGGTGGAAAACTATATGGTATCCCCTACTCTATGGAAGCAGTAGCCTTAATATACAACAAAAACTTAGTTCCTAACCCTCCAACCACCTATGAGTCATTAGTAAGAACAGCTAAGAATCTTACAAAAGGAGGAATCTATGGATTCCTCTATGATTACAACAATTTCTACTTCAGCTTTCCATTCTTTTCTGCTTTAGGTGGTTATGTATTCAAAGAAACACCTAATGGGCTCGATCCATTAGATATCGGGCTTGCCAATGAAGGAGCCATAAAAGGAGTAGAAAAACTTGTGAATTTATTTAAAGAAGGTATCTTAAAACAAGGTGTAGATTACCAAACCACTACAAGTTTGTTCTCAGAAGGAAAATTGGGTATGATGATAAATGGTCCATGGGAGATTGATAATATTAAAAAGGCAAATATTAACTATGGTGTTGCCAAACTTCCCAAGATAGATGGAAAACCCATGAGACCTTTTGTAGGAGTACAAGGCTTTATGATAAACTCAAGATCACCCAATATTGCTATTTTAAAAACCTTTGCCCTTGAAGTTCTCGCCACAAAAGAATTAGAACTTAAATTATTCGAGACTGATCCCAGAATCCTTGCAAGAAAAGACGCATATAAAGTGGTTTCTTCAAATCCTGATATAAAAGCCTTTGGAGCCAGCGCAGCTGACGGGATTCCTATGCCGAATATTCCTGAAATGGGTCCTGTATGGAGCTATATGGGAGATACTCTAACTTTGATCACATCTGGGAAGAAAGCTCCTGATGTAGCTCTTAAGGAAGCTGTAGCACAAATTAAGGATGCTATCTTAAAGGCAAGAAAGTAA
- a CDS encoding DUF4330 domain-containing protein produces MRLKINVFDVVVFLVILLGILGFFLVREGKTPLARVQGVEKEIEIDMIVRNLPLNDKEVIKPGDKAFIRIKNQPFAWVTVKDVKIYEKKMLIPNFNGTYTFIEDVNNPFNVDMLITFTSKGYITEDGVVLGVKVKVGMPISIESYKLDVNGVISALRY; encoded by the coding sequence ATGAGGTTAAAAATAAACGTTTTTGATGTTGTAGTGTTTCTTGTTATTCTACTTGGAATTCTTGGTTTTTTCTTAGTAAGAGAGGGTAAAACTCCTCTTGCAAGGGTTCAGGGGGTTGAGAAAGAAATAGAAATAGATATGATAGTGAGAAATTTGCCTCTTAATGATAAAGAGGTTATAAAGCCAGGTGATAAAGCCTTTATAAGAATTAAAAATCAACCTTTTGCTTGGGTTACTGTTAAAGATGTAAAAATTTATGAGAAAAAAATGCTTATTCCTAATTTTAATGGTACTTATACTTTCATAGAAGATGTTAACAATCCTTTTAACGTGGATATGCTTATAACTTTTACTTCAAAAGGGTATATTACTGAGGATGGTGTGGTTCTTGGAGTAAAGGTAAAGGTAGGTATGCCTATTAGTATTGAGAGCTATAAACTTGATGTAAATGGAGTTATCTCTGCATTAAGGTATTAA